The following proteins are co-located in the Fusobacteria bacterium ZRK30 genome:
- a CDS encoding rubredoxin, translated as MDRWVCLVCGYVYDEELGDPDSGVAPGTKWEDVPEDWTCPPCAVGKDQFEKLEFEKTE; from the coding sequence ATGGACAGATGGGTATGTTTGGTATGCGGTTATGTGTATGATGAAGAATTAGGAGACCCTGATTCAGGGGTAGCACCGGGAACAAAGTGGGAAGACGTACCGGAAGACTGGACTTGTCCGCCATGTGCAGTAGGAAAAGACCAGTTTGAAAAGCTGGAATTTGAAAAGACAGAATAA
- a CDS encoding rubredoxin, translating to MDKWLCIVCGYVYDPEVGDPDSGIAPGTKWEDVPEDWICPLCAVGKDQFEKM from the coding sequence ATGGATAAATGGTTATGTATAGTATGTGGTTATGTATACGATCCGGAAGTTGGAGATCCTGATTCAGGGATAGCACCAGGAACAAAGTGGGAAGACGTACCGGAAGATTGGATTTGTCCGCTATGTGCAGTAGGAAAAGACCAATTCGAAAAGATGTAG
- a CDS encoding ferritin: MNKRMLEILNEQINKEMYSAHLYLSMNAYLTSKNLPGFANYMRVQYQEEMSHALKLFDYLLERGERAVLAEIAAVKVEWKDPIDVFEDTYKHEKFITESINEVLGVAHEVKDYATINMLQWYINEQVEEEAHVSSVLEQLKMVEGKGTGLFMMDREMQNRVFVDSTQENA; this comes from the coding sequence ATGAATAAAAGGATGCTGGAAATTTTAAATGAGCAAATTAATAAGGAGATGTATTCTGCACATCTGTATCTATCGATGAATGCTTATCTTACTTCTAAAAATTTACCAGGTTTTGCTAACTACATGAGGGTGCAGTATCAAGAGGAGATGTCCCATGCATTAAAACTTTTTGATTATTTATTAGAGAGGGGAGAAAGGGCTGTATTAGCTGAAATAGCAGCTGTAAAAGTGGAGTGGAAAGACCCTATAGATGTATTTGAAGATACCTATAAACATGAAAAGTTTATAACTGAATCCATCAACGAAGTTTTAGGAGTAGCCCATGAGGTGAAAGATTATGCGACTATAAATATGCTTCAATGGTATATAAATGAGCAGGTAGAAGAGGAAGCTCACGTATCCTCTGTGCTGGAGCAGTTAAAGATGGTTGAGGGCAAAGGAACAGGTTTGTTTATGATGGACAGAGAGATGCAGAACAGGGTATTTGTAGATTCTACACAGGAAAACGCTTAA
- a CDS encoding 5'-nucleotidase C-terminal domain-containing protein gives MKKFLMAALITSVFMACNSNDVSVEKKEPVKMEMTERVVTHEVIVKGEEEVAEQTIRVAATSDVHGRIYPYDYAIDGKDDDAGLAKVSTIVNSLRAENPNMILMDDGDTVQDNSSELFNDLEVHPMVEAMNSIGYDIWTLGNHEFNFEKEFIERNISNFNGTVLSANIKNKKDGSNYVNPYQIFNVNGARVAVVGVIPPYVPMWESSSPSHFKGLEFNEILKSVQETVKELDGQYDILVGSFHMGREDEYGGAGIYDLANKVPEFDVIFGGHEHAKYVENINNTPIVEPGFAGWAVSKADIHVKKEEGKWVVKGIDVENIQTKTIEADQKILDEFKYVDDQAKAVANTVIGEVSETFIARPDFITGEDKVTTMPTAQLQPNAVIDLINDVQLKYAGADVSSAAFFKAEANLKAGNFHNKDVANIYKYANTLVGVNMTGENLLKFMEWSMSYYNTWNEGDVTISFNEDVRGYNYDMFAGVNYKVDLSKDAGNRVVDPTINGEAIDLAKIYKVAVNNYRFGTLTKNGWVKPEDKYYDSYETMQDAGRIRDLIIKYTKEEKNGKLDPIVHNNWEIIGVKLDYPERDAIYEMIREGKIVIPRSADGRTVNVKSINLKDYVVAEEVASYTVKAGDTLGEIANKFDLKISEILKENKNIKDADIIMVGEELVIPAN, from the coding sequence ATGAAAAAGTTTTTAATGGCAGCGTTGATAACAAGTGTTTTTATGGCTTGTAATTCAAATGATGTGTCGGTAGAAAAGAAAGAACCGGTAAAAATGGAGATGACTGAGAGGGTGGTAACCCATGAAGTTATAGTTAAAGGTGAGGAAGAGGTAGCGGAACAGACTATCAGAGTAGCAGCAACTTCAGACGTACATGGCAGAATTTATCCTTATGATTATGCAATAGACGGTAAAGATGATGATGCAGGTTTAGCCAAAGTATCAACTATCGTTAACTCTTTAAGAGCAGAAAACCCAAATATGATATTGATGGATGATGGAGATACAGTTCAGGATAACTCATCGGAATTATTTAATGACCTTGAAGTGCATCCAATGGTAGAAGCTATGAACAGTATAGGCTATGATATTTGGACTTTAGGAAACCACGAATTTAACTTTGAAAAAGAGTTCATTGAGAGAAATATATCAAACTTTAACGGAACTGTACTTTCAGCTAATATTAAAAATAAAAAGGATGGATCAAACTATGTAAATCCATATCAAATTTTTAATGTAAATGGAGCCAGAGTAGCTGTAGTAGGAGTTATCCCTCCATATGTACCTATGTGGGAATCATCTTCTCCTAGTCACTTTAAAGGGTTGGAGTTCAATGAAATATTGAAATCTGTACAGGAAACTGTAAAAGAATTAGACGGTCAGTATGATATCTTGGTTGGATCTTTCCATATGGGAAGAGAAGATGAATATGGTGGAGCCGGGATCTATGATCTGGCTAACAAAGTACCTGAATTTGATGTTATATTTGGTGGACATGAGCATGCTAAATATGTTGAAAATATAAATAACACTCCAATTGTAGAACCTGGATTTGCAGGTTGGGCAGTATCTAAAGCTGATATTCATGTGAAGAAAGAAGAAGGGAAATGGGTTGTTAAAGGGATAGATGTAGAAAATATTCAGACTAAAACAATTGAAGCAGATCAAAAGATATTAGACGAATTTAAATATGTAGATGATCAGGCTAAAGCTGTAGCAAATACAGTGATTGGAGAAGTTAGTGAAACATTTATAGCCAGACCGGATTTTATAACTGGTGAAGACAAGGTAACTACTATGCCTACAGCTCAATTACAGCCAAATGCTGTTATAGATCTAATAAATGATGTACAATTGAAATATGCAGGAGCAGATGTATCATCAGCGGCATTCTTTAAGGCGGAAGCTAACTTAAAAGCAGGGAATTTCCATAATAAAGATGTGGCTAATATCTATAAATATGCAAACACTTTAGTTGGAGTAAATATGACTGGTGAAAATTTACTTAAGTTTATGGAGTGGTCTATGTCATATTATAATACTTGGAATGAAGGGGATGTGACTATCTCATTTAATGAAGATGTAAGAGGCTATAACTATGATATGTTTGCAGGGGTAAACTATAAAGTTGACCTGTCTAAAGATGCAGGAAATAGAGTAGTAGATCCAACGATTAACGGTGAAGCTATCGACCTGGCTAAGATCTATAAGGTGGCGGTAAATAACTATAGATTTGGTACATTAACTAAGAATGGATGGGTAAAACCTGAAGATAAATATTATGATTCTTATGAAACTATGCAAGATGCAGGAAGAATAAGAGATCTAATTATCAAATATACAAAGGAAGAAAAAAATGGAAAATTAGATCCTATTGTACATAACAACTGGGAAATAATTGGCGTTAAATTAGATTATCCAGAAAGAGATGCTATCTATGAGATGATCAGAGAAGGGAAGATAGTTATTCCTAGATCAGCTGATGGAAGAACAGTTAATGTTAAATCTATCAATTTAAAGGATTATGTCGTTGCAGAAGAAGTTGCATCGTATACGGTTAAAGCTGGAGATACTTTAGGAGAAATAGCTAATAAATTTGATCTTAAAATTTCTGAAATTTTAAAAGAGAATAAAAATATAAAAGATGCAGATATAATAATGGTTGGGGAAGAATTAGTAATTCCTGCAAATTAA
- the truA gene encoding tRNA pseudouridine(38-40) synthase TruA produces the protein MRNIKLVYQYDGSDFFGFQRQPDRRTVQGELESGLYKIIRERINLISSGRTDRGVHAVEQVSNFVTDSKIPANRLVYALDNITPKDIKILKVEDVDMEFHSRFSAKTRAYEFILTHKRSVFETRYLTKVKEKIDVDKLYAIMKVFLGRHNFDGFRMTDCGGNNPVREIFEIRCYKKDNHKIGIYIKGNAFLKTQIRIMVGSSLAVYFNERPCDYLLKKLENPDPKDEKIVVDGSGLYLYEINY, from the coding sequence ATGAGAAATATAAAACTTGTTTACCAATATGATGGAAGTGATTTTTTTGGATTCCAGAGACAACCAGATAGACGAACTGTACAAGGGGAACTTGAATCAGGTTTGTATAAGATAATAAGGGAAAGGATAAACTTAATAAGTTCAGGAAGGACTGACAGAGGAGTCCATGCAGTTGAACAAGTTTCTAACTTTGTTACCGATTCTAAAATCCCGGCGAATAGGCTGGTTTATGCTCTTGACAATATTACTCCTAAAGACATTAAAATATTAAAGGTTGAAGATGTAGATATGGAATTTCATTCCAGGTTTTCAGCAAAGACAAGAGCCTATGAATTTATATTGACTCACAAAAGAAGTGTGTTTGAAACTAGATATCTAACTAAGGTCAAAGAAAAAATCGATGTAGATAAGCTATATGCTATAATGAAGGTGTTCTTAGGCAGACATAACTTCGATGGCTTTAGAATGACGGATTGTGGTGGAAACAATCCTGTAAGGGAAATTTTTGAGATAAGATGTTATAAGAAAGATAACCATAAGATAGGGATCTACATAAAAGGAAATGCTTTTCTAAAGACACAGATCAGGATAATGGTAGGGAGTTCTCTGGCTGTGTATTTTAATGAAAGACCCTGTGATTATCTGTTAAAAAAATTAGAAAATCCTGACCCTAAAGATGAAAAGATAGTTGTAGATGGATCAGGTTTATATCTGTATGAGATAAACTATTAG
- a CDS encoding GNAT family N-acetyltransferase, whose translation MKFLEIEAKDKKYIEQIIEVEKEVFGVSGGVDEWILKPIIRYGKVFVLVIEDEVIGIAEYIRDFDGDEIFLYGLSIKKEYRKCGYGKKLLEESVKVFRENKIKKIGLTVSLENKPAIELYKKLGFKMKEMLKDEYGKGVDRLYFAREI comes from the coding sequence ATGAAATTTTTGGAGATAGAAGCAAAAGATAAAAAATATATAGAGCAAATTATAGAGGTTGAAAAAGAAGTTTTTGGAGTAAGTGGCGGAGTAGATGAATGGATCTTGAAGCCGATCATCCGATATGGAAAAGTGTTTGTATTGGTTATAGAAGATGAGGTTATAGGAATAGCTGAATATATTAGAGATTTTGATGGTGACGAGATATTTTTATATGGACTTTCCATAAAGAAAGAATATAGAAAATGTGGATATGGTAAAAAACTCCTGGAAGAGTCTGTAAAAGTATTTAGAGAAAATAAGATAAAAAAAATAGGGCTCACAGTTTCTTTGGAAAATAAACCAGCTATAGAACTATATAAAAAATTGGGATTTAAGATGAAAGAGATGTTAAAGGATGAATACGGAAAGGGTGTAGACAGACTTTATTTTGCCAGGGAAATATAG
- a CDS encoding rubrerythrin family protein: MTIKGTETEKNLLKSFAGESQATNRYKMYAKQAKKEGYEQIAAIFLETADNEVQHAKRYFRFLEGGDLEITAAYPTNQVGTTEENLKNAACGENEEWTELYPHFGEVAEKEGFPDVAAAYRNIAAVEKEHEARYLKLLANLEENGVFKKKSVVRWKCRNCGFVHEGEEALELCPACLHPQSHFEIKENNY; the protein is encoded by the coding sequence ATGACAATTAAAGGTACTGAAACAGAAAAAAATTTACTGAAGTCTTTCGCTGGTGAATCACAAGCTACCAACAGATACAAGATGTATGCTAAGCAGGCTAAAAAAGAGGGGTATGAGCAAATTGCAGCAATTTTTTTAGAAACTGCAGATAATGAAGTTCAACACGCCAAAAGATATTTTAGATTCTTAGAGGGGGGAGACTTGGAAATTACAGCTGCTTATCCAACGAACCAAGTGGGAACTACTGAGGAAAATTTAAAAAATGCAGCATGCGGGGAAAATGAGGAGTGGACAGAGTTATATCCTCATTTTGGAGAAGTTGCAGAAAAAGAAGGGTTTCCTGACGTTGCAGCAGCATATAGAAATATAGCAGCTGTAGAGAAGGAGCACGAGGCTAGGTATTTAAAATTACTGGCAAACTTAGAAGAGAATGGTGTATTTAAAAAGAAAAGTGTAGTTAGATGGAAGTGTAGAAATTGTGGATTTGTACATGAAGGAGAGGAAGCTTTAGAGTTGTGTCCTGCATGCCTTCATCCGCAAAGTCATTTTGAGATTAAAGAAAATAATTATTAG
- a CDS encoding transcriptional repressor: protein MKLNIEKISSYLKSHDIRPSYQRMKIFEYLIVNKNHPTIDMMYKSLAPEIPTLSKTTVYNTLNLFVEKKIAIVILVEENETRYDADTSIHGHFKCDECGEVSDLNIGMDKINIPELDNFQINEHHLYFKGVCGECLKKKK, encoded by the coding sequence ATGAAGTTAAATATAGAAAAAATAAGTTCATATTTAAAAAGTCATGATATAAGACCATCTTATCAGAGGATGAAAATTTTCGAATACTTAATAGTAAATAAAAACCATCCTACAATAGATATGATGTATAAGAGTCTTGCTCCAGAAATACCAACTTTATCTAAAACTACAGTATATAATACATTAAATTTGTTCGTAGAAAAGAAGATTGCTATAGTAATTTTAGTAGAAGAAAATGAAACTAGATATGATGCTGATACAAGTATACATGGACATTTTAAATGTGATGAATGTGGAGAGGTCAGCGATCTTAATATAGGGATGGATAAAATAAATATTCCTGAACTTGATAATTTTCAGATAAATGAACACCATCTTTATTTTAAAGGCGTATGCGGTGAATGTTTAAAGAAAAAAAAATAA
- a CDS encoding 5'-nucleotidase C-terminal domain-containing protein produces MMMKKFVKILSAMMLLLVVACGKTTKTDEPSKVAGDKVDVVATEKLVVNEDVEFKVMHVNDIHGRVDAGKYDGMGLARVSTMVKQTRAEDPNVLFLDAGDTIHGTVFAALTKGASVVRVMNEMGYDAMTTGNHDYNYGLDRIEKLQNTMNFPVLVSNLTYKDTGEKAFKPYTIKTLPNGVRVGIFGLATPETAYKTNPTNVEAVTFDDPIASAKESVEALKAEGVNYIVALSHLGIDEDSVYTSIKLAQEVDGIDLIVDGHSHTTLEEGMKVKETLIVQSGFYDKNLGEVTVKLGKDGSKVETAKLFTKEYAMENVEEDPAVTAIINEVNTENEKITSVVVGETPVLLDGERNDVRAGETNLGDMITEAMLTKTGAEGVITNGGGIRASIQKGTITRGNIISVLPFGNYVVVKEITGQDLKDAIENGVQSYPDARGAFPHVAGFTFKFDPMNEVGNKVYDVTFNNGEKLDLTRTYKIATNDFMAVGGDKYASLKGKKTVNEYESIEEILGEYIKANGITHTTIDGRVFAGKEEITENMDKKVSDDSVYTVESGDTLRSISEKTGIDMDEILKENKKITNPDIIFAGEKIALPKAN; encoded by the coding sequence ATGATGATGAAAAAATTTGTTAAGATCTTATCGGCAATGATGTTACTTTTAGTGGTGGCATGTGGAAAAACTACAAAAACAGATGAACCTAGTAAAGTAGCAGGGGACAAAGTAGATGTAGTGGCAACTGAGAAGTTAGTTGTAAATGAAGATGTAGAGTTTAAAGTAATGCATGTAAACGATATTCATGGAAGGGTAGATGCAGGTAAATATGACGGAATGGGATTAGCCAGAGTAAGTACTATGGTTAAGCAAACCAGAGCAGAAGACCCTAATGTATTATTTTTAGATGCAGGTGATACAATTCATGGAACTGTATTTGCAGCTTTAACTAAGGGAGCATCAGTTGTAAGAGTTATGAATGAAATGGGTTATGACGCTATGACAACAGGAAATCATGACTATAACTATGGATTGGATAGAATTGAAAAATTACAAAATACAATGAACTTTCCAGTATTGGTATCAAATCTTACTTATAAAGATACAGGAGAAAAAGCATTTAAACCATACACAATCAAAACTTTACCGAATGGTGTGAGAGTAGGAATCTTTGGTTTAGCAACTCCTGAGACAGCGTATAAGACTAATCCTACCAATGTAGAGGCTGTTACCTTTGATGACCCTATCGCATCAGCTAAAGAGTCTGTAGAAGCTTTAAAAGCTGAAGGAGTAAACTATATCGTAGCCCTTTCACATCTAGGTATAGACGAAGATTCAGTTTATACAAGTATTAAATTAGCTCAAGAAGTAGACGGAATAGATCTAATCGTAGACGGGCATAGTCACACTACTCTAGAAGAAGGTATGAAGGTAAAAGAAACTCTTATTGTTCAATCAGGATTCTATGACAAGAACTTAGGAGAAGTAACAGTTAAATTAGGTAAAGATGGATCAAAAGTTGAGACAGCAAAATTATTTACTAAAGAATATGCAATGGAAAATGTTGAAGAAGATCCTGCTGTAACAGCAATTATAAATGAAGTAAATACAGAGAATGAAAAGATTACATCTGTAGTTGTTGGAGAGACTCCTGTACTTTTAGATGGTGAAAGAAATGATGTAAGAGCTGGAGAAACTAACTTAGGAGATATGATTACAGAAGCTATGTTAACAAAAACAGGAGCTGAAGGTGTTATAACTAATGGTGGTGGAATAAGAGCTTCTATCCAAAAAGGAACAATTACTAGAGGAAATATCATATCGGTATTACCATTTGGAAACTATGTAGTAGTAAAAGAGATAACTGGTCAAGATCTAAAAGATGCTATTGAAAATGGTGTGCAATCTTATCCAGATGCTAGAGGAGCGTTCCCGCATGTAGCAGGATTTACATTTAAATTTGATCCAATGAACGAAGTAGGAAATAAAGTTTATGATGTTACATTTAACAATGGAGAAAAATTAGACCTAACTAGAACTTATAAGATAGCTACAAACGACTTTATGGCTGTAGGTGGGGATAAGTATGCCTCTTTAAAAGGAAAGAAGACAGTGAATGAATATGAGAGTATTGAAGAGATCTTAGGAGAGTATATTAAAGCTAATGGAATCACTCATACTACTATAGACGGAAGAGTGTTTGCAGGTAAGGAAGAGATTACTGAAAATATGGATAAAAAAGTATCAGATGATTCAGTATATACAGTAGAATCAGGGGATACATTGAGATCAATTTCTGAAAAAACAGGAATAGATATGGATGAAATCTTAAAAGAAAATAAAAAGATCACAAACCCGGATATAATTTTTGCAGGAGAAAAAATAGCTTTACCAAAGGCAAATTAA